One segment of Curtobacterium poinsettiae DNA contains the following:
- a CDS encoding mannitol-1-phosphate 5-dehydrogenase, giving the protein MSTSTAVHFGAGNIGRGFVGLLLHEAGYEVVFADVAAPLIDALAAADSYTVHEVGAGAQDHEVTNFRALNSAQDEDGVVAEIATAAVVTCAVGPNVLRFIAPVIARALVARDADAAPIAVMACENALNATDRLREFIVAALPEDGRDAALAKAVFANTAVDRIVPAQPEGGGLDVTVETYYEWAIDRTPFGGNEPEIPGAHYVDGLAASIERKLFTVNTGHATVAYHGFVAGADKISDAIAIPAVRSELESVLAETSDLLIRRHELDPEVHRAYVQAIIGRFENPHLPDTVTRVGRQPLRKLSRDERFVSPAAALAEDGTEPTALLDAMAAALRFDVADDEQSVELQALLASDTSDADVVTQITGLDTEHPLHAAFADRVRQARA; this is encoded by the coding sequence GTGAGCACCAGCACCGCCGTCCACTTCGGTGCCGGCAACATCGGCCGCGGCTTCGTCGGGCTCCTGCTCCACGAGGCCGGGTACGAGGTCGTCTTCGCCGACGTCGCCGCACCGCTCATCGACGCTCTGGCCGCAGCCGACTCGTACACCGTGCACGAGGTCGGGGCCGGCGCCCAGGACCACGAGGTCACGAACTTCCGTGCGCTGAACAGCGCGCAGGACGAGGACGGCGTGGTCGCCGAGATCGCGACCGCCGCGGTCGTCACGTGCGCCGTCGGCCCGAACGTCCTGAGGTTCATCGCACCGGTGATCGCCCGCGCGCTCGTCGCCCGCGACGCGGACGCCGCGCCGATCGCGGTCATGGCGTGCGAGAACGCCCTGAACGCCACGGACCGCCTGCGCGAGTTCATCGTCGCGGCCCTGCCCGAGGACGGCCGCGACGCGGCCCTCGCGAAGGCCGTCTTCGCGAACACCGCCGTCGACCGCATCGTGCCCGCACAGCCCGAGGGCGGCGGACTCGACGTCACCGTCGAGACCTACTACGAGTGGGCCATCGACCGCACGCCGTTCGGTGGGAACGAGCCGGAGATCCCCGGCGCGCACTACGTCGACGGCCTCGCGGCGTCGATCGAGCGCAAGCTCTTCACGGTGAACACCGGACACGCCACCGTCGCGTACCACGGCTTCGTCGCCGGGGCCGACAAGATCTCGGACGCCATCGCGATCCCCGCCGTGCGCTCCGAGCTCGAGTCCGTGCTCGCCGAGACGAGCGACCTGCTCATCCGCCGGCACGAGCTCGACCCCGAGGTGCACCGCGCGTACGTGCAGGCGATCATCGGCCGGTTCGAGAACCCGCACCTGCCCGACACGGTGACCCGCGTCGGCCGTCAGCCGCTCCGCAAGCTGTCGCGCGACGAGCGGTTCGTCTCGCCCGCCGCCGCGCTGGCCGAGGACGGTACCGAGCCGACCGCGCTCCTCGACGCGATGGCAGCGGCGCTCCGTTTCGACGTCGCGGACGACGAACAGAGCGTCGAACTGCAGGCGCTGCTGGCGTCGGACACATCCGACGCCGACGTGGTCACGCAGATCACCGGGCTCGACACGGAGCACCCGCTGCACGCCGCGTTCGCGGACCGGGTGCGCCAGGCGCGCGCCTGA
- a CDS encoding PTS sugar transporter subunit IIA — protein MPVLQESQIRIHTEDTAPTKSEAMKEAAEILEAAGAVTADYYPAMLEREKSVSTYMGNFLAIPHGTNDAKDAIKSSALSFIRYASPIDWDGNPVRFVVGIAGVNNEHLDILSKIAIVFSDEDEVQKLTDAQDTAAILSILGEVNE, from the coding sequence ATGCCCGTCCTGCAGGAGAGCCAGATCCGCATCCACACCGAGGACACCGCGCCGACCAAGTCGGAGGCGATGAAGGAGGCGGCCGAGATCCTCGAGGCTGCGGGCGCGGTCACGGCCGACTACTACCCGGCGATGCTCGAGCGCGAGAAGAGCGTGTCCACCTACATGGGCAACTTCCTCGCCATCCCGCACGGCACCAACGACGCGAAGGACGCCATCAAGTCGTCCGCCCTGTCGTTCATCCGCTACGCCAGCCCGATCGACTGGGACGGCAACCCCGTGCGCTTCGTCGTCGGCATCGCCGGTGTGAACAACGAGCACCTCGACATCCTGTCGAAGATCGCGATCGTGTTCTCGGACGAGGACGAGGTCCAGAAGCTCACCGACGCCCAGGACACCGCAGCGATCCTGTCGATCCTCGGCGAGGTCAACGAGTGA
- a CDS encoding PTS mannitol transporter subunit IICB: MTTSSVAAPDAPAKSRGGARVAVQKFGTFLSGMVMPNIAIFIAWGIITAFFIETGWTPVGVLGGFGETAGVANPGLVGPILTYLIPLAIAIQGGRMIYDTRGAVVGSIMTMGVIIGASGTTMILGAMICGPLGAYLIKQIDRIWDGKIKPGFEMLVNNYAAGILGFVLAMIGFFWLAPLFKLIAEGLGSAVDFLVQHSLLPLASVIIEPAKVFFLNNAINHGVLDQLGAAQVAESGKSILFLLEANPGPGLGLLLAFTFFGVGIARSTAPGAIIIQFFGGIHEIYFPYVLQKPILFIAVILGGATGVATNVAFQSGLVAPASPGSIFAVLGATERNSFLGVILSVVLSAAVSFAVSSFFLLASRKRDLANGGGDMSAAMAKLQANKGRDVNSATAGLLGNNSPANEEEAEASLGGVGSANTATATKVQNLVFACDAGMGSSAMGASVLRNKIKKAGIEGVTVSNKAIANLSGDEDLIITQEELTDRAKQKNPNAQHVSVGNFMNAPQYDQVVEQLKNQ, translated from the coding sequence ATGACAACGTCGTCCGTTGCAGCGCCCGACGCACCCGCGAAGTCGCGGGGCGGCGCACGCGTCGCCGTTCAGAAGTTCGGCACGTTCCTCTCCGGCATGGTCATGCCCAACATCGCGATCTTCATCGCGTGGGGCATCATCACGGCCTTCTTCATCGAGACCGGGTGGACCCCCGTCGGCGTCCTCGGCGGGTTCGGTGAGACGGCCGGTGTCGCCAACCCCGGCCTCGTCGGCCCGATCCTGACCTACCTGATCCCGCTCGCGATCGCCATCCAGGGCGGCCGGATGATCTACGACACCCGCGGTGCCGTCGTCGGGTCGATCATGACCATGGGCGTCATCATCGGGGCCTCCGGCACCACGATGATCCTCGGCGCGATGATCTGTGGCCCGCTCGGTGCCTACCTGATCAAGCAGATCGACCGGATCTGGGACGGCAAGATCAAGCCCGGCTTCGAGATGCTCGTCAACAACTACGCGGCCGGCATCCTGGGCTTCGTCCTCGCGATGATCGGTTTCTTCTGGCTCGCGCCGCTGTTCAAGCTCATCGCCGAGGGCCTCGGCTCCGCGGTGGACTTCCTCGTGCAGCACTCGCTCCTGCCGCTCGCCAGCGTCATCATCGAGCCGGCGAAGGTCTTCTTCCTGAACAACGCCATCAACCACGGTGTGCTCGACCAGCTCGGCGCGGCGCAGGTCGCCGAGTCCGGCAAGTCGATCCTGTTCCTGCTCGAGGCGAACCCCGGCCCCGGTCTCGGTCTGCTGCTGGCATTCACCTTCTTCGGTGTCGGCATCGCCCGCTCGACCGCTCCCGGCGCGATCATCATCCAGTTCTTCGGTGGCATCCACGAGATCTACTTCCCGTACGTGCTGCAGAAGCCGATCCTGTTCATCGCCGTCATCCTCGGTGGTGCCACGGGTGTCGCCACGAACGTGGCGTTCCAGTCCGGCCTCGTCGCCCCGGCGTCGCCCGGCTCGATCTTCGCGGTGCTCGGCGCCACCGAGCGCAACAGCTTCCTCGGCGTGATCCTGTCGGTCGTCCTGTCCGCCGCGGTGTCGTTCGCGGTCTCGTCCTTCTTCCTGCTCGCCAGCCGCAAGCGCGACCTGGCGAACGGCGGCGGTGACATGAGCGCCGCCATGGCGAAGCTCCAGGCCAACAAGGGCCGCGACGTCAACTCGGCGACCGCCGGCCTGCTCGGCAACAACTCCCCGGCCAACGAGGAAGAAGCCGAGGCCTCCCTCGGCGGCGTCGGCTCGGCGAACACGGCGACGGCGACGAAGGTCCAGAACCTGGTCTTCGCCTGCGACGCCGGCATGGGCTCGAGTGCGATGGGTGCCAGCGTCCTGCGCAACAAGATCAAGAAGGCGGGCATCGAAGGGGTCACGGTCTCCAACAAGGCGATCGCGAACCTGTCCGGTGACGAGGACCTGATCATCACGCAGGAAGAACTGACGGACCGCGCCAAGCAGAAGAACCCGAACGCGCAGCACGTGTCGGTCGGCAACTTCATGAACGCGCCGCAGTACGACCAGGTCGTCGAGCAGCTCAAGAACCAGTAA
- the ptsP gene encoding phosphoenolpyruvate--protein phosphotransferase, which yields MSELLGTGVGRGVAHGPVLRMADPLGEPSKDALVGSAEDAKQAVHDALAAVADDLNKRGQLAGGDAQAVLEAQALMAQDPTLLDDVHARIDGGTNAERAVYEAFAQFRDLLVGMGGYMGERAADLDDVAQRIIAKLRGVHAPGVPESDTPFVLVARDLAPADTALLDLEKVLALVTRDGGPTSHTAILARAKGITAIVGVTGADDLADGQSVVVDALAGTVVTDPSAELVAEVEQRIADRLAAAAAPLTAGALADGHVVPLLANLGSPADAAGAVALGAEGVGLFRTEFLFLDSPKAPTVDEQTESYRQLLAAFPGKKVVVRALDAGADKPLPFLTDKDEENPALGRRGLRALRNHPEVLRDQLTALAQADAATEADLWVMAPMVADAEETEYFVTLARELGIRTAGVMAEVPSLALMAEQVFQNADFVSIGTNDLTQYTMAADRMLGTVASYQDPWHPAVLRLVAQLGSAGATAGKAVGICGEAAADPLLAVVLVGLGATTLSMTPAALADVRAELGRYTLEQAREMATAALAASTAAAAKSAAAAATHAA from the coding sequence ATGTCCGAACTGCTCGGCACCGGCGTCGGCCGTGGCGTTGCCCACGGCCCCGTGCTCCGGATGGCTGACCCGCTCGGCGAACCGTCGAAGGACGCCCTGGTGGGTTCGGCGGAGGACGCGAAACAGGCCGTGCACGACGCACTGGCCGCCGTGGCGGACGACCTCAACAAGCGCGGACAGCTCGCCGGTGGCGACGCCCAGGCCGTGCTCGAGGCCCAGGCGCTCATGGCGCAGGACCCGACGCTCCTCGACGACGTGCACGCCCGCATCGACGGTGGTACCAACGCCGAGCGCGCGGTGTACGAGGCGTTCGCCCAGTTCCGCGACCTGCTCGTCGGCATGGGCGGCTACATGGGGGAGCGCGCGGCCGACCTCGACGACGTCGCCCAGCGCATCATCGCCAAGCTCCGCGGCGTGCACGCACCCGGCGTCCCCGAGTCGGACACCCCCTTCGTCCTCGTCGCCCGCGACCTCGCCCCGGCGGACACCGCGCTGCTCGACCTCGAGAAGGTGCTCGCGCTCGTCACCCGCGACGGCGGCCCGACGTCGCACACCGCGATCCTCGCCCGCGCCAAGGGCATCACCGCCATCGTCGGCGTGACCGGCGCCGACGACCTGGCCGACGGCCAGTCCGTCGTCGTGGACGCCCTCGCCGGCACCGTCGTGACCGACCCTTCCGCGGAGCTCGTGGCCGAGGTCGAGCAGCGCATCGCCGACCGTCTCGCCGCCGCAGCGGCACCGCTCACCGCCGGTGCGCTCGCTGACGGCCACGTCGTGCCCCTGCTCGCGAACCTCGGCAGCCCCGCCGACGCCGCCGGCGCCGTTGCTCTCGGTGCGGAGGGCGTGGGGCTCTTCCGCACCGAGTTCCTCTTCCTCGACTCGCCGAAGGCCCCCACGGTCGACGAGCAGACCGAGTCGTACCGCCAGCTCCTCGCGGCGTTCCCCGGCAAGAAGGTCGTCGTGCGCGCGCTCGACGCCGGCGCCGACAAGCCCCTGCCGTTCCTCACCGACAAGGACGAGGAGAACCCGGCCCTCGGGCGCCGCGGCCTGCGTGCGCTGCGGAACCACCCCGAGGTCCTGCGCGACCAGCTCACCGCGCTCGCCCAGGCCGACGCCGCGACCGAGGCCGACCTGTGGGTCATGGCCCCGATGGTCGCCGACGCCGAGGAGACCGAGTACTTCGTCACCCTGGCCCGCGAACTCGGCATCCGCACCGCTGGTGTCATGGCCGAGGTGCCGTCGCTCGCGCTGATGGCCGAGCAGGTGTTCCAGAACGCCGACTTCGTGTCGATCGGCACGAACGACCTGACCCAGTACACGATGGCTGCCGACCGCATGCTCGGCACCGTCGCGTCCTACCAGGACCCGTGGCACCCCGCCGTCCTGCGCCTCGTCGCGCAGCTCGGCTCCGCGGGCGCGACCGCCGGCAAGGCCGTCGGGATCTGCGGTGAAGCAGCAGCCGACCCGCTGCTCGCCGTCGTCCTGGTCGGTCTCGGCGCCACCACCCTCTCCATGACCCCCGCGGCTCTGGCCGACGTGCGCGCCGAACTCGGCCGCTACACGCTCGAACAGGCCCGCGAGATGGCGACGGCGGCACTCGCCGCGAGCACGGCGGCGGCCGCGAAGTCCGCTGCCGCGGCCGCGACGCACGCCGCCTGA
- a CDS encoding DeoR/GlpR family DNA-binding transcription regulator: MYAPERHQRIVEQARAQGRVDVKDLAESLAVTPETIRRDLTSLERRGLVRRAHGGAIPVERITLHPGVGDRGGINQTEKMVIAEAALAELPENGSIMIDAGTSTICLAELLPTDRGLTVVTHSLPVATAVANRPGIDLHLLGGNIRSDSLAGVGTWTHQLIGMVSVDVAFISINGITPERGLTTHNMAEAAVKSAMIKSARRSILLADHTKFGREEFGRVAPLAAIDTIITDPAVNLDLVREVEAAGTEVFWPGRP; encoded by the coding sequence ATGTACGCACCAGAACGCCACCAGCGCATCGTCGAGCAGGCGCGCGCGCAGGGCCGGGTGGACGTCAAGGACCTGGCCGAGTCGCTCGCCGTCACGCCCGAGACCATCCGCCGCGACCTGACGAGCCTCGAGCGCCGCGGTCTCGTCCGTCGTGCGCACGGCGGTGCGATCCCCGTCGAGCGCATCACCCTGCACCCCGGCGTCGGCGACCGAGGCGGCATCAACCAGACCGAGAAGATGGTCATCGCCGAGGCCGCCCTGGCGGAACTGCCCGAGAACGGCTCGATCATGATCGACGCCGGCACCTCGACCATCTGCCTGGCCGAGCTGCTGCCGACCGACCGCGGGCTGACCGTGGTCACGCACTCGCTCCCGGTCGCCACCGCCGTCGCGAACCGCCCGGGCATCGACCTGCACCTGCTCGGCGGCAACATCCGCAGCGACTCCCTGGCCGGCGTCGGCACCTGGACGCACCAGCTCATCGGCATGGTCAGCGTCGACGTCGCCTTCATCAGCATCAACGGCATCACGCCGGAGCGCGGCCTGACGACCCACAACATGGCCGAAGCTGCCGTGAAGAGCGCGATGATCAAGTCCGCCCGACGGAGCATCCTGCTCGCCGACCACACCAAGTTCGGCCGCGAGGAGTTCGGTCGCGTCGCCCCGCTCGCCGCGATCGACACGATCATCACCGACCCCGCCGTCAACCTCGACCTGGTCCGCGAGGTCGAGGCCGCCGGCACAGAGGTCTTCTGGCCCGGCCGACCCTGA
- a CDS encoding HPr family phosphocarrier protein, with amino-acid sequence MSEATRTVTVASASGLHARPASLFVQTVTASGHQVTIAKGDKSGNAGSILALLGLGIENGDEVTLTVSGDDAETTADSLVEFLKTDHDAA; translated from the coding sequence ATGTCCGAAGCCACCCGCACCGTGACCGTCGCCAGCGCATCCGGCCTGCACGCTCGCCCCGCATCCCTCTTCGTCCAGACCGTGACGGCGTCGGGGCACCAGGTCACGATCGCCAAGGGCGACAAGTCCGGGAACGCCGGCAGCATCCTCGCCTTGCTCGGGCTCGGCATCGAGAACGGCGACGAGGTCACCCTCACCGTCTCGGGCGACGACGCCGAGACCACCGCGGACAGCCTGGTCGAGTTCCTGAAGACGGACCACGACGCGGCCTGA
- a CDS encoding exodeoxyribonuclease III — protein sequence MTRLRLASVNVNGVRAAFRKGMGDWLATRDVDVLALQEVRASSDDLAALLGDEWDIVHDPATAKGRAGVAIASRHSAQIHRVALGADDFDSAGRWLEADYEIGGTTVTVVSTYVHSGEVDTPKQDEKWKFLDAMTERLPKLREHNPLAVVVGDLNVGHDERDIKNWKGNVKRAGFLPRERAYFSRFFGADGEPVEGADGSTGPGLGWVDVGRAQAGDVDGPYTWWSWRGQAFDNDTGWRIDYQMATPDLAAKVTEYTVDRAAAYDQRWSDHAPVVVDYEL from the coding sequence ATGACACGCCTGCGCCTCGCATCCGTCAACGTGAACGGCGTCCGCGCCGCCTTCCGCAAGGGCATGGGCGACTGGCTCGCCACCCGTGACGTCGACGTGCTGGCCCTGCAGGAGGTGCGCGCGTCGAGCGACGACCTTGCGGCGCTGCTCGGCGACGAGTGGGACATCGTGCACGACCCGGCGACCGCGAAGGGCCGGGCCGGCGTCGCGATCGCATCTCGACACTCCGCTCAGATCCACCGCGTCGCCCTGGGCGCCGACGACTTCGACTCGGCCGGCCGCTGGCTCGAGGCCGACTACGAGATCGGCGGCACGACCGTCACCGTCGTCTCCACCTACGTGCACTCGGGCGAGGTCGACACCCCCAAGCAGGACGAGAAGTGGAAGTTCCTCGACGCCATGACCGAGCGGCTGCCGAAGCTCCGCGAGCACAACCCGCTCGCGGTCGTCGTCGGTGACCTGAACGTCGGGCACGACGAGCGCGACATCAAGAACTGGAAGGGCAACGTCAAGCGCGCCGGCTTCCTGCCCCGCGAGCGTGCCTACTTCTCGCGGTTCTTCGGCGCCGACGGCGAACCGGTCGAGGGCGCCGACGGCTCCACGGGCCCCGGCCTCGGATGGGTCGACGTGGGTCGCGCCCAGGCCGGCGACGTCGACGGCCCGTACACGTGGTGGTCGTGGCGCGGTCAGGCCTTCGACAACGACACCGGCTGGCGCATCGACTACCAGATGGCGACGCCCGATCTGGCCGCCAAGGTCACGGAGTACACGGTCGACCGCGCCGCGGCGTACGACCAGCGATGGTCCGACCACGCCCCCGTGGTCGTCGACTACGAACTCTGA
- the trpS gene encoding tryptophan--tRNA ligase: MTKTRIFSGIQPSAGSLHLGNYVGALMQWRTLLDDYDAIYCVVDMHAITSPQDPAELRANTRATAAQYIASGIDPSKATLFVQSHVPAHAELAWVLNTLTGFGEASRMTQFKDKSARQGAEAASVGLFTYPILMAADILLYDTKVVPVGDDQRQHVELTRDLAGRFNSRFGDTFVTPEARILTETARIYDLQDPTSKMSKSAASDNGLIRLLDDPKRTAKKIKSAVTDAEREIRADRQTKPGVTNLLSILSAFTGTSIAALEESFAGKGYGDLKGEVADAVVAELEPVRARTLELLDDPAELDRLLAVGADRAESIARETLTRVYDRIGFVPRSRG, from the coding sequence ATGACCAAGACCCGCATCTTCTCGGGCATCCAGCCGTCCGCCGGATCGCTGCACCTCGGCAACTACGTCGGGGCGCTCATGCAGTGGAGGACCCTGCTCGACGACTACGACGCCATCTACTGCGTCGTGGACATGCACGCGATCACGTCACCGCAGGACCCGGCCGAGCTCCGGGCGAACACCCGGGCCACCGCTGCGCAGTACATCGCGTCGGGCATCGACCCGTCCAAGGCGACGCTGTTCGTGCAGTCGCACGTGCCCGCGCACGCCGAGCTCGCCTGGGTGCTGAACACGCTGACCGGCTTCGGGGAGGCGAGCCGGATGACCCAGTTCAAGGACAAGTCGGCACGCCAGGGCGCCGAGGCCGCGTCGGTCGGGCTCTTCACCTACCCGATCCTGATGGCCGCGGACATCCTGCTCTACGACACCAAGGTCGTGCCGGTGGGCGACGACCAGCGCCAGCACGTCGAGCTCACGCGTGACCTGGCCGGACGCTTCAACTCGCGGTTCGGCGACACCTTCGTCACGCCCGAGGCGCGGATCCTGACCGAGACCGCACGCATCTACGACCTGCAGGACCCGACCAGCAAGATGAGCAAGTCCGCAGCGTCGGACAACGGCCTCATCCGCCTGCTCGACGACCCGAAGCGCACCGCGAAGAAGATCAAGTCGGCCGTCACCGACGCCGAGCGCGAGATCCGGGCCGACCGCCAGACGAAGCCCGGTGTGACGAACCTGCTCTCGATCCTGTCGGCGTTCACCGGCACCTCGATCGCCGCGCTCGAGGAATCGTTCGCCGGCAAGGGCTACGGCGACCTGAAGGGCGAGGTCGCCGACGCCGTCGTGGCCGAGCTCGAACCGGTCCGCGCCCGCACGCTCGAGCTGCTCGACGACCCGGCAGAGCTCGACCGGCTGCTCGCCGTCGGCGCCGACCGTGCCGAGTCGATCGCGCGGGAGACCCTGACCCGCGTCTACGACCGCATCGGGTTCGTCCCGCGGTCGCGGGGCTGA
- a CDS encoding GNAT family N-acetyltransferase, with translation MQPVTLESARVRLDLPTRADTAAITEACQDPEIVRWTTVPTPYREQDARTFVDALVGPGWASDREYTWAIRPAGSTWLAGIISYRTAGRDLGFWLAPTARGAGLMHDAVRLVVDWAFEQGAPDVYWECYQGNTASAAVARGAGFSFTGLGAARVPGRDGGPTTAWTALRRADGAPASELPWPNA, from the coding sequence GTGCAGCCCGTCACGCTCGAGTCCGCGCGGGTCCGGCTCGACCTGCCCACCCGCGCCGACACCGCGGCGATCACCGAGGCCTGCCAGGACCCGGAGATCGTCCGGTGGACGACGGTGCCGACGCCGTACCGCGAGCAGGACGCCCGGACCTTCGTCGACGCCCTGGTCGGACCGGGGTGGGCCTCGGACCGCGAGTACACCTGGGCGATCCGACCGGCCGGTTCGACGTGGCTCGCGGGCATCATCAGCTACCGCACCGCCGGTCGTGACCTCGGGTTCTGGCTCGCACCGACCGCGCGCGGTGCCGGACTCATGCACGACGCCGTCCGGCTCGTCGTCGACTGGGCGTTCGAGCAGGGCGCGCCGGACGTCTACTGGGAGTGCTACCAGGGCAACACGGCCTCGGCGGCCGTCGCCCGTGGGGCCGGGTTCTCGTTCACCGGCCTCGGCGCGGCCCGGGTCCCGGGTCGCGACGGCGGCCCGACCACGGCGTGGACCGCACTGCGACGCGCCGACGGTGCTCCTGCCTCCGAGCTCCCGTGGCCCAACGCCTGA
- the ribD gene encoding bifunctional diaminohydroxyphosphoribosylaminopyrimidine deaminase/5-amino-6-(5-phosphoribosylamino)uracil reductase RibD, with the protein MRRGLELAALGPVVGDHARVGAVILSPTGEVLAEGWHKGAGTPHAEVDAMAKVDPALLRGATAVVTLEPCNHVGRTGPCAVALLDAGIARVVYAIDDPGADVHGGADRLRAAGVQVVSGVLADQAEAFLERWLLSVRLGRPWVTVKWASSLDGRAAAADGTSKWITGAAARQHVHEQRAAHDAILVGTGTVLTDDPSLTARGDAGELLADQPLAVVLGDRPVPADAAVRRHPRGLVTLPGHDLATSLGALRGQGVHSVFVEGGPTVASALIAAGLVDEYLVYIAPVLLGGPRVALDELGVGSISDRRRLDVLSTTSLGPDLLVRARPQRSQHHDQRQHQHDSKQQHDATPGLGNDGPTNDRSTP; encoded by the coding sequence ATGCGCCGCGGACTCGAACTCGCGGCCCTCGGACCCGTCGTCGGCGACCATGCCCGCGTCGGCGCCGTGATCCTCTCCCCCACGGGCGAGGTCCTCGCCGAGGGCTGGCACAAGGGCGCCGGCACCCCGCACGCCGAGGTCGACGCGATGGCCAAGGTCGACCCGGCACTGCTGCGCGGCGCAACGGCGGTCGTCACCCTCGAACCCTGCAACCACGTCGGCCGCACCGGACCGTGCGCCGTGGCACTGCTCGACGCGGGGATCGCCCGGGTCGTCTACGCGATCGACGATCCCGGCGCCGACGTGCACGGCGGCGCCGATCGACTCCGTGCCGCCGGAGTCCAGGTCGTCTCCGGGGTCCTGGCCGACCAGGCCGAGGCGTTCCTCGAACGCTGGCTGCTCTCGGTCCGGCTCGGCCGACCGTGGGTCACCGTCAAGTGGGCGTCCAGCCTGGACGGGCGCGCCGCCGCCGCCGACGGCACGAGCAAGTGGATCACCGGCGCCGCCGCACGGCAGCACGTCCACGAACAGCGCGCCGCCCACGATGCGATCCTCGTCGGCACCGGCACCGTCCTGACCGACGACCCGAGCCTGACCGCGCGCGGGGACGCCGGCGAGCTGCTCGCCGACCAGCCGCTCGCCGTGGTGCTCGGCGACCGACCGGTACCGGCCGACGCCGCCGTCCGTCGGCACCCGCGGGGGCTCGTCACCCTGCCCGGACACGACCTGGCCACCTCGCTCGGTGCGCTGCGCGGGCAGGGCGTGCACTCGGTGTTCGTCGAGGGTGGTCCCACGGTGGCGTCGGCTCTCATCGCCGCCGGACTCGTCGACGAGTACCTGGTGTACATCGCCCCGGTGCTGCTCGGCGGGCCCCGTGTCGCGCTCGACGAGCTGGGCGTGGGAAGCATCTCCGATCGTCGGCGGTTGGACGTACTATCGACCACCAGCCTCGGCCCCGACCTGCTGGTCCGAGCCCGACCGCAGCGCTCGCAGCACCATGACCAGCGCCAGCACCAGCACGACAGCAAGCAGCAGCACGACGCGACACCCGGGCTCGGGAACGACGGGCCCACGAACGACCGGAGCACCCCATGA